A window of the Camelus dromedarius isolate mCamDro1 chromosome 5, mCamDro1.pat, whole genome shotgun sequence genome harbors these coding sequences:
- the PLA2G4B gene encoding cytosolic phospholipase A2 beta isoform X5, protein MGSGQLDWEGLLALTGHSFFYPTVTPSDCYVTLWLPTASSHQLQTRTVKNSRNPIWNQSFHFRIHSQLKNIVQLKVFDQDLLTKDDTLLSVLFDVGTLRTGESRRETFSLNPQGKEQLEVEFRLQSLTDCEQLVSNGILVARELSCLHVRLEKAGDQKGSEGRVQLVLPGSREGPQEASVEAGSFCFHCPACWEQELSVYLQDAPQERLKVPLRALPSGQVVRLVFPTSQEPLMRVELKKEEGPRELAVRLGCEPCAEERAFLSRRRQVVARALKQALQLDGDLQEDEIPVVAVMATGGGIRAMTSLYGQLAGLKELGLLDCISYITGASGSTWALASLYEDPEWSQKNLAGPIESLKAQVTRSKLGVLAPRQLQRYREELAERARLGYPNCFTNLWALINEALLHGEPHDHKLSDQREALSRGQNPLPIYCALNTKERNLTTFEFGEWCEFSPYEVGFPKYGAFIPAELFGSEFFMGRLTKQLPESRICFLEGIWSNLYAANLQDSLYWSSEPSQFWDRWTQDQASLDKEQVPLLKIEEPPTVAGRIAEFFTDLLTRRPLAQATHNFLHGLFFHKDYFQHPHFSSWKATKLDGFPNELTPAEPYLCLLDVGYLVNTSCPPLLRPTRDVDLILSLDYNLHGAFQQLQLLGRFCQEQGIPFPPVLPSPEEQRQPRECHLFSDPACPDAPAVLHFPLVNASFREHSAPGVRRTAEEQEAGEVNLSSSDSPYHYSKVTYSQEDADKLLRLTHYNICNNQERLLEALREAVQRRRQRQRCRPE, encoded by the exons ATGGGCTCCGGGCAGCTGGACTGGGAAGGACTCTTGGCCCTCACTGGGCACTCGTTCTTCTATCCCACAGTGACCCCCTCTGACTGCTATGTAACTCTGTGGCTGCCCACAGCCTCCAGCCACCAGCTTCAGACACGCACGGTCAAGAACAGCAGAAATCCCATCTGGAATCAGAGCTTTCACTTCCGAATCCACAGCCAGCTCAAG AACATCGTGCAACTCAAAGTCTTCGACCAGGACCTCCTGACCAAGGATGACACCCTGTTGTCGGTGCTGTTTGACGTGGGGACTTTGCGGACGGGAGAGTCCCGGCGCGAGACTTTCTCACTGAACCCTCAG GGCAAGGAGCAGCTGGAAGTTGAATTTCGGCTTCAGAGTCT GACAGACTGTGAGCAGCTGGTCAGCAATGGCATCCTGGTG GCCCGGGAGCTCTCCTGCTTGCATGTTCGACTGGAGAAGGCAGGGGATCAGAAGG GGTCAGAGGGCAGAGTTCAGCTAGTGCTTCCTGGGTCCCGTGAAGGTCCGCAGGAGGCCTCGGTGGAAGCCGGCTCCTTCTGCTTCCATTGCCCGGCCTGCTGGGAGCAGGAGCTGAGTGTTTACCTGCAG GACGCCCCCCAAGAGCGACTGAAGGTGCCCCTGAGGGCCCTGCCCTCTGGCCAAGTGGTGAGACTCGTCTTCCCTACGTCCCAG GAGCCCCTGATGAGGGTGGAGCTGAAAAAAGAAGAAGG ACCGAGGGAGCTGGCCGTGCGGCTGGGCTGCGAGCCCTGCGCCGAGGAGCGGGCCTTCCTgagcaggaggaggcaggtggtggCCAGGGCCCTGAAGCAGGCCCTGCAGCTGGATGGAGACCTGCAGGAGGACGAG ATCCCAGTGGTAGCTGTTATGGCCACTGGTGGTGGGATCCGGGCCATGACCTCCCTGTATGGGCAGCTGGCCGGCCTGAAGGAGCTGGGCCTCTTGGATTGCATCTCCTACATCACAGGGGCCTCTGGCTCCACCTG GGCTTTGGCTAGCCTCTATGAGGACCCAGAGTGGTCTCAGAAGAACCTGGCAGGGCCCATTGAGTCACTGAAGGCCCAGGTGACCAGGAGCAAGCTGGGCGTGCTGGCCCCCAGGCAGCTGCAGCGGTATCGGGAGGAGCTGGCTGAGCGTGCCCGCCTGGGCTACCCGAACTGCTTCACCAACCTGTGGGCCCTCATCAACGAGGCACTGTTGCACGGCGAG CCCCATGACCACAAACTCTCAGACCAGCGGGAGGCCCTAAGTCGTGGCCAGAACCCTCTGCCCATCTACTGTGCTCTCAACACCAAGGAACGGAACCTGACTACCTTTGAATTTGGGG AGTGGTGCGAGTTCTCCCCCTACGAGGTCGGCTTTCCCAAGTACGGTGCCTTCATCCCCGCTGAGCTCTTTGGCTCCGAGTTCTTCATGGGGCGCCTGACAAAGCAGCTTCCTGAGTCCCGCATCTGCTTCCTGGAAG GTATCTGGAGCAACCTGTATGCAGCCAACCTCCAGGACAGCTTATATTGGTCCTCAGAGCCCAGCCAGTTCTGGGACCGCTGGACACAGGATCAGGCCAGCCTGG ACAAGGAGCAGGTTCCCCTTCTGAAGATAGAAGAACCTCCCACAGTGGCTGGCAGGATAGCTGAGTTTTTCACTGACCTTCTGACGCGGCGTCCACTTGCCCAGGCCACCCACAATTTCCTGCATGGCCTCTTTTTCCACAAGGACTATTTCCAGCATCCTCACTTCTCTTCCTGGAAAG CCACCAAGCTGGATGGCTTCCCCAACGAGCTGACACCTGCAGAGCCCTACCTTTGCCTGCTGGATGTTGGCTACCTTGTCAACACCAGCTGCCCACCCCTCTTGCGGCCCACACGGGACGTGGACCTCATCCTGTCACTGGACTACAACCTCCATGGAGCCTTTCAG CAGCTGCAGCTCCTGGGCCGGTTCTGCCAGGAGCAGGGCATCCCGTTCCCACCCGTCTTGCCCAGCCCAGAGGAGCAGCGCCAGCCCCGGGAGTGCCACCTCTTCTCCGACCCCGCCTGCCCCGATGCCCCCGCCGTGCTGCACTTCCCGCTGGTCAATGCCTCATTCCGGGAGCACTCGGCCCCAG GGGTCCGACGGACAGCCGaggagcaggaggctggggaggtgaACCTGTCTTCATCCGACTCCCCCTACCACTACTCGAAGGTGACCTACAGCCAGGAGGATGCAGACAAGCTGCTCCGCTTGACGCATTACAACATCTGCAACAACCAGGAGCGGCTGCTGGAGGCCCTGCGTGAGGCCGTGCAGCGGCGGAGGCAGCGCCAGCGGTGCCGGCCCGAGTGA
- the PLA2G4B gene encoding cytosolic phospholipase A2 beta isoform X2, giving the protein MARVRIPYQELEAGRCRTKVPGTCLLTIRVLQARGLPSKDLVTPSDCYVTLWLPTASSHQLQTRTVKNSRNPIWNQSFHFRIHSQLKNIVQLKVFDQDLLTKDDTLLSVLFDVGTLRTGESRRETFSLNPQGKEQLEVEFRLQSLTDCEQLVSNGILVARELSCLHVRLEKAGDQKGSEGRVQLVLPGSREGPQEASVEAGSFCFHCPACWEQELSVYLQDAPQERLKVPLRALPSGQVVRLVFPTSQEPLMRVELKKEEGPRELAVRLGCEPCAEERAFLSRRRQVVARALKQALQLDGDLQEDEIPVVAVMATGGGIRAMTSLYGQLAGLKELGLLDCISYITGASGSTWALASLYEDPEWSQKNLAGPIESLKAQVTRSKLGVLAPRQLQRYREELAERARLGYPNCFTNLWALINEALLHGEPHDHKLSDQREALSRGQNPLPIYCALNTKERNLTTFEFGEWCEFSPYEVGFPKYGAFIPAELFGSEFFMGRLTKQLPESRICFLEGIWSNLYAANLQDSLYWSSEPSQFWDRWTQDQASLDKEQVPLLKIEEPPTVAGRIAEFFTDLLTRRPLAQATHNFLHGLFFHKDYFQHPHFSSWKATKLDGFPNELTPAEPYLCLLDVGYLVNTSCPPLLRPTRDVDLILSLDYNLHGAFQQLQLLGRFCQEQGIPFPPVLPSPEEQRQPRECHLFSDPACPDAPAVLHFPLVNASFREHSAPGVRRTAEEQEAGEVNLSSSDSPYHYSKVTYSQEDADKLLRLTHYNICNNQERLLEALREAVQRRRQRQRCRPE; this is encoded by the exons ATGGCAAGAGTAAGGATACCATACCAGGAACTGGAAGCAGGGAGGTGTCGG ACAAAGGTACCCGGGACATGCTTGCTCACCATTCGTGTCCTGCAGGCCCGTGGCCTGCCCTCCAAAGACTTAG TGACCCCCTCTGACTGCTATGTAACTCTGTGGCTGCCCACAGCCTCCAGCCACCAGCTTCAGACACGCACGGTCAAGAACAGCAGAAATCCCATCTGGAATCAGAGCTTTCACTTCCGAATCCACAGCCAGCTCAAG AACATCGTGCAACTCAAAGTCTTCGACCAGGACCTCCTGACCAAGGATGACACCCTGTTGTCGGTGCTGTTTGACGTGGGGACTTTGCGGACGGGAGAGTCCCGGCGCGAGACTTTCTCACTGAACCCTCAG GGCAAGGAGCAGCTGGAAGTTGAATTTCGGCTTCAGAGTCT GACAGACTGTGAGCAGCTGGTCAGCAATGGCATCCTGGTG GCCCGGGAGCTCTCCTGCTTGCATGTTCGACTGGAGAAGGCAGGGGATCAGAAGG GGTCAGAGGGCAGAGTTCAGCTAGTGCTTCCTGGGTCCCGTGAAGGTCCGCAGGAGGCCTCGGTGGAAGCCGGCTCCTTCTGCTTCCATTGCCCGGCCTGCTGGGAGCAGGAGCTGAGTGTTTACCTGCAG GACGCCCCCCAAGAGCGACTGAAGGTGCCCCTGAGGGCCCTGCCCTCTGGCCAAGTGGTGAGACTCGTCTTCCCTACGTCCCAG GAGCCCCTGATGAGGGTGGAGCTGAAAAAAGAAGAAGG ACCGAGGGAGCTGGCCGTGCGGCTGGGCTGCGAGCCCTGCGCCGAGGAGCGGGCCTTCCTgagcaggaggaggcaggtggtggCCAGGGCCCTGAAGCAGGCCCTGCAGCTGGATGGAGACCTGCAGGAGGACGAG ATCCCAGTGGTAGCTGTTATGGCCACTGGTGGTGGGATCCGGGCCATGACCTCCCTGTATGGGCAGCTGGCCGGCCTGAAGGAGCTGGGCCTCTTGGATTGCATCTCCTACATCACAGGGGCCTCTGGCTCCACCTG GGCTTTGGCTAGCCTCTATGAGGACCCAGAGTGGTCTCAGAAGAACCTGGCAGGGCCCATTGAGTCACTGAAGGCCCAGGTGACCAGGAGCAAGCTGGGCGTGCTGGCCCCCAGGCAGCTGCAGCGGTATCGGGAGGAGCTGGCTGAGCGTGCCCGCCTGGGCTACCCGAACTGCTTCACCAACCTGTGGGCCCTCATCAACGAGGCACTGTTGCACGGCGAG CCCCATGACCACAAACTCTCAGACCAGCGGGAGGCCCTAAGTCGTGGCCAGAACCCTCTGCCCATCTACTGTGCTCTCAACACCAAGGAACGGAACCTGACTACCTTTGAATTTGGGG AGTGGTGCGAGTTCTCCCCCTACGAGGTCGGCTTTCCCAAGTACGGTGCCTTCATCCCCGCTGAGCTCTTTGGCTCCGAGTTCTTCATGGGGCGCCTGACAAAGCAGCTTCCTGAGTCCCGCATCTGCTTCCTGGAAG GTATCTGGAGCAACCTGTATGCAGCCAACCTCCAGGACAGCTTATATTGGTCCTCAGAGCCCAGCCAGTTCTGGGACCGCTGGACACAGGATCAGGCCAGCCTGG ACAAGGAGCAGGTTCCCCTTCTGAAGATAGAAGAACCTCCCACAGTGGCTGGCAGGATAGCTGAGTTTTTCACTGACCTTCTGACGCGGCGTCCACTTGCCCAGGCCACCCACAATTTCCTGCATGGCCTCTTTTTCCACAAGGACTATTTCCAGCATCCTCACTTCTCTTCCTGGAAAG CCACCAAGCTGGATGGCTTCCCCAACGAGCTGACACCTGCAGAGCCCTACCTTTGCCTGCTGGATGTTGGCTACCTTGTCAACACCAGCTGCCCACCCCTCTTGCGGCCCACACGGGACGTGGACCTCATCCTGTCACTGGACTACAACCTCCATGGAGCCTTTCAG CAGCTGCAGCTCCTGGGCCGGTTCTGCCAGGAGCAGGGCATCCCGTTCCCACCCGTCTTGCCCAGCCCAGAGGAGCAGCGCCAGCCCCGGGAGTGCCACCTCTTCTCCGACCCCGCCTGCCCCGATGCCCCCGCCGTGCTGCACTTCCCGCTGGTCAATGCCTCATTCCGGGAGCACTCGGCCCCAG GGGTCCGACGGACAGCCGaggagcaggaggctggggaggtgaACCTGTCTTCATCCGACTCCCCCTACCACTACTCGAAGGTGACCTACAGCCAGGAGGATGCAGACAAGCTGCTCCGCTTGACGCATTACAACATCTGCAACAACCAGGAGCGGCTGCTGGAGGCCCTGCGTGAGGCCGTGCAGCGGCGGAGGCAGCGCCAGCGGTGCCGGCCCGAGTGA
- the PLA2G4B gene encoding cytosolic phospholipase A2 beta isoform X1: MARVRIPYQELEAGRCRQTKVPGTCLLTIRVLQARGLPSKDLVTPSDCYVTLWLPTASSHQLQTRTVKNSRNPIWNQSFHFRIHSQLKNIVQLKVFDQDLLTKDDTLLSVLFDVGTLRTGESRRETFSLNPQGKEQLEVEFRLQSLTDCEQLVSNGILVARELSCLHVRLEKAGDQKGSEGRVQLVLPGSREGPQEASVEAGSFCFHCPACWEQELSVYLQDAPQERLKVPLRALPSGQVVRLVFPTSQEPLMRVELKKEEGPRELAVRLGCEPCAEERAFLSRRRQVVARALKQALQLDGDLQEDEIPVVAVMATGGGIRAMTSLYGQLAGLKELGLLDCISYITGASGSTWALASLYEDPEWSQKNLAGPIESLKAQVTRSKLGVLAPRQLQRYREELAERARLGYPNCFTNLWALINEALLHGEPHDHKLSDQREALSRGQNPLPIYCALNTKERNLTTFEFGEWCEFSPYEVGFPKYGAFIPAELFGSEFFMGRLTKQLPESRICFLEGIWSNLYAANLQDSLYWSSEPSQFWDRWTQDQASLDKEQVPLLKIEEPPTVAGRIAEFFTDLLTRRPLAQATHNFLHGLFFHKDYFQHPHFSSWKATKLDGFPNELTPAEPYLCLLDVGYLVNTSCPPLLRPTRDVDLILSLDYNLHGAFQQLQLLGRFCQEQGIPFPPVLPSPEEQRQPRECHLFSDPACPDAPAVLHFPLVNASFREHSAPGVRRTAEEQEAGEVNLSSSDSPYHYSKVTYSQEDADKLLRLTHYNICNNQERLLEALREAVQRRRQRQRCRPE; encoded by the exons ATGGCAAGAGTAAGGATACCATACCAGGAACTGGAAGCAGGGAGGTGTCGG cagACAAAGGTACCCGGGACATGCTTGCTCACCATTCGTGTCCTGCAGGCCCGTGGCCTGCCCTCCAAAGACTTAG TGACCCCCTCTGACTGCTATGTAACTCTGTGGCTGCCCACAGCCTCCAGCCACCAGCTTCAGACACGCACGGTCAAGAACAGCAGAAATCCCATCTGGAATCAGAGCTTTCACTTCCGAATCCACAGCCAGCTCAAG AACATCGTGCAACTCAAAGTCTTCGACCAGGACCTCCTGACCAAGGATGACACCCTGTTGTCGGTGCTGTTTGACGTGGGGACTTTGCGGACGGGAGAGTCCCGGCGCGAGACTTTCTCACTGAACCCTCAG GGCAAGGAGCAGCTGGAAGTTGAATTTCGGCTTCAGAGTCT GACAGACTGTGAGCAGCTGGTCAGCAATGGCATCCTGGTG GCCCGGGAGCTCTCCTGCTTGCATGTTCGACTGGAGAAGGCAGGGGATCAGAAGG GGTCAGAGGGCAGAGTTCAGCTAGTGCTTCCTGGGTCCCGTGAAGGTCCGCAGGAGGCCTCGGTGGAAGCCGGCTCCTTCTGCTTCCATTGCCCGGCCTGCTGGGAGCAGGAGCTGAGTGTTTACCTGCAG GACGCCCCCCAAGAGCGACTGAAGGTGCCCCTGAGGGCCCTGCCCTCTGGCCAAGTGGTGAGACTCGTCTTCCCTACGTCCCAG GAGCCCCTGATGAGGGTGGAGCTGAAAAAAGAAGAAGG ACCGAGGGAGCTGGCCGTGCGGCTGGGCTGCGAGCCCTGCGCCGAGGAGCGGGCCTTCCTgagcaggaggaggcaggtggtggCCAGGGCCCTGAAGCAGGCCCTGCAGCTGGATGGAGACCTGCAGGAGGACGAG ATCCCAGTGGTAGCTGTTATGGCCACTGGTGGTGGGATCCGGGCCATGACCTCCCTGTATGGGCAGCTGGCCGGCCTGAAGGAGCTGGGCCTCTTGGATTGCATCTCCTACATCACAGGGGCCTCTGGCTCCACCTG GGCTTTGGCTAGCCTCTATGAGGACCCAGAGTGGTCTCAGAAGAACCTGGCAGGGCCCATTGAGTCACTGAAGGCCCAGGTGACCAGGAGCAAGCTGGGCGTGCTGGCCCCCAGGCAGCTGCAGCGGTATCGGGAGGAGCTGGCTGAGCGTGCCCGCCTGGGCTACCCGAACTGCTTCACCAACCTGTGGGCCCTCATCAACGAGGCACTGTTGCACGGCGAG CCCCATGACCACAAACTCTCAGACCAGCGGGAGGCCCTAAGTCGTGGCCAGAACCCTCTGCCCATCTACTGTGCTCTCAACACCAAGGAACGGAACCTGACTACCTTTGAATTTGGGG AGTGGTGCGAGTTCTCCCCCTACGAGGTCGGCTTTCCCAAGTACGGTGCCTTCATCCCCGCTGAGCTCTTTGGCTCCGAGTTCTTCATGGGGCGCCTGACAAAGCAGCTTCCTGAGTCCCGCATCTGCTTCCTGGAAG GTATCTGGAGCAACCTGTATGCAGCCAACCTCCAGGACAGCTTATATTGGTCCTCAGAGCCCAGCCAGTTCTGGGACCGCTGGACACAGGATCAGGCCAGCCTGG ACAAGGAGCAGGTTCCCCTTCTGAAGATAGAAGAACCTCCCACAGTGGCTGGCAGGATAGCTGAGTTTTTCACTGACCTTCTGACGCGGCGTCCACTTGCCCAGGCCACCCACAATTTCCTGCATGGCCTCTTTTTCCACAAGGACTATTTCCAGCATCCTCACTTCTCTTCCTGGAAAG CCACCAAGCTGGATGGCTTCCCCAACGAGCTGACACCTGCAGAGCCCTACCTTTGCCTGCTGGATGTTGGCTACCTTGTCAACACCAGCTGCCCACCCCTCTTGCGGCCCACACGGGACGTGGACCTCATCCTGTCACTGGACTACAACCTCCATGGAGCCTTTCAG CAGCTGCAGCTCCTGGGCCGGTTCTGCCAGGAGCAGGGCATCCCGTTCCCACCCGTCTTGCCCAGCCCAGAGGAGCAGCGCCAGCCCCGGGAGTGCCACCTCTTCTCCGACCCCGCCTGCCCCGATGCCCCCGCCGTGCTGCACTTCCCGCTGGTCAATGCCTCATTCCGGGAGCACTCGGCCCCAG GGGTCCGACGGACAGCCGaggagcaggaggctggggaggtgaACCTGTCTTCATCCGACTCCCCCTACCACTACTCGAAGGTGACCTACAGCCAGGAGGATGCAGACAAGCTGCTCCGCTTGACGCATTACAACATCTGCAACAACCAGGAGCGGCTGCTGGAGGCCCTGCGTGAGGCCGTGCAGCGGCGGAGGCAGCGCCAGCGGTGCCGGCCCGAGTGA
- the PLA2G4B gene encoding cytosolic phospholipase A2 beta isoform X3 — protein sequence MARQTKVPGTCLLTIRVLQARGLPSKDLVTPSDCYVTLWLPTASSHQLQTRTVKNSRNPIWNQSFHFRIHSQLKNIVQLKVFDQDLLTKDDTLLSVLFDVGTLRTGESRRETFSLNPQGKEQLEVEFRLQSLTDCEQLVSNGILVARELSCLHVRLEKAGDQKGSEGRVQLVLPGSREGPQEASVEAGSFCFHCPACWEQELSVYLQDAPQERLKVPLRALPSGQVVRLVFPTSQEPLMRVELKKEEGPRELAVRLGCEPCAEERAFLSRRRQVVARALKQALQLDGDLQEDEIPVVAVMATGGGIRAMTSLYGQLAGLKELGLLDCISYITGASGSTWALASLYEDPEWSQKNLAGPIESLKAQVTRSKLGVLAPRQLQRYREELAERARLGYPNCFTNLWALINEALLHGEPHDHKLSDQREALSRGQNPLPIYCALNTKERNLTTFEFGEWCEFSPYEVGFPKYGAFIPAELFGSEFFMGRLTKQLPESRICFLEGIWSNLYAANLQDSLYWSSEPSQFWDRWTQDQASLDKEQVPLLKIEEPPTVAGRIAEFFTDLLTRRPLAQATHNFLHGLFFHKDYFQHPHFSSWKATKLDGFPNELTPAEPYLCLLDVGYLVNTSCPPLLRPTRDVDLILSLDYNLHGAFQQLQLLGRFCQEQGIPFPPVLPSPEEQRQPRECHLFSDPACPDAPAVLHFPLVNASFREHSAPGVRRTAEEQEAGEVNLSSSDSPYHYSKVTYSQEDADKLLRLTHYNICNNQERLLEALREAVQRRRQRQRCRPE from the exons ATGGCAAGA cagACAAAGGTACCCGGGACATGCTTGCTCACCATTCGTGTCCTGCAGGCCCGTGGCCTGCCCTCCAAAGACTTAG TGACCCCCTCTGACTGCTATGTAACTCTGTGGCTGCCCACAGCCTCCAGCCACCAGCTTCAGACACGCACGGTCAAGAACAGCAGAAATCCCATCTGGAATCAGAGCTTTCACTTCCGAATCCACAGCCAGCTCAAG AACATCGTGCAACTCAAAGTCTTCGACCAGGACCTCCTGACCAAGGATGACACCCTGTTGTCGGTGCTGTTTGACGTGGGGACTTTGCGGACGGGAGAGTCCCGGCGCGAGACTTTCTCACTGAACCCTCAG GGCAAGGAGCAGCTGGAAGTTGAATTTCGGCTTCAGAGTCT GACAGACTGTGAGCAGCTGGTCAGCAATGGCATCCTGGTG GCCCGGGAGCTCTCCTGCTTGCATGTTCGACTGGAGAAGGCAGGGGATCAGAAGG GGTCAGAGGGCAGAGTTCAGCTAGTGCTTCCTGGGTCCCGTGAAGGTCCGCAGGAGGCCTCGGTGGAAGCCGGCTCCTTCTGCTTCCATTGCCCGGCCTGCTGGGAGCAGGAGCTGAGTGTTTACCTGCAG GACGCCCCCCAAGAGCGACTGAAGGTGCCCCTGAGGGCCCTGCCCTCTGGCCAAGTGGTGAGACTCGTCTTCCCTACGTCCCAG GAGCCCCTGATGAGGGTGGAGCTGAAAAAAGAAGAAGG ACCGAGGGAGCTGGCCGTGCGGCTGGGCTGCGAGCCCTGCGCCGAGGAGCGGGCCTTCCTgagcaggaggaggcaggtggtggCCAGGGCCCTGAAGCAGGCCCTGCAGCTGGATGGAGACCTGCAGGAGGACGAG ATCCCAGTGGTAGCTGTTATGGCCACTGGTGGTGGGATCCGGGCCATGACCTCCCTGTATGGGCAGCTGGCCGGCCTGAAGGAGCTGGGCCTCTTGGATTGCATCTCCTACATCACAGGGGCCTCTGGCTCCACCTG GGCTTTGGCTAGCCTCTATGAGGACCCAGAGTGGTCTCAGAAGAACCTGGCAGGGCCCATTGAGTCACTGAAGGCCCAGGTGACCAGGAGCAAGCTGGGCGTGCTGGCCCCCAGGCAGCTGCAGCGGTATCGGGAGGAGCTGGCTGAGCGTGCCCGCCTGGGCTACCCGAACTGCTTCACCAACCTGTGGGCCCTCATCAACGAGGCACTGTTGCACGGCGAG CCCCATGACCACAAACTCTCAGACCAGCGGGAGGCCCTAAGTCGTGGCCAGAACCCTCTGCCCATCTACTGTGCTCTCAACACCAAGGAACGGAACCTGACTACCTTTGAATTTGGGG AGTGGTGCGAGTTCTCCCCCTACGAGGTCGGCTTTCCCAAGTACGGTGCCTTCATCCCCGCTGAGCTCTTTGGCTCCGAGTTCTTCATGGGGCGCCTGACAAAGCAGCTTCCTGAGTCCCGCATCTGCTTCCTGGAAG GTATCTGGAGCAACCTGTATGCAGCCAACCTCCAGGACAGCTTATATTGGTCCTCAGAGCCCAGCCAGTTCTGGGACCGCTGGACACAGGATCAGGCCAGCCTGG ACAAGGAGCAGGTTCCCCTTCTGAAGATAGAAGAACCTCCCACAGTGGCTGGCAGGATAGCTGAGTTTTTCACTGACCTTCTGACGCGGCGTCCACTTGCCCAGGCCACCCACAATTTCCTGCATGGCCTCTTTTTCCACAAGGACTATTTCCAGCATCCTCACTTCTCTTCCTGGAAAG CCACCAAGCTGGATGGCTTCCCCAACGAGCTGACACCTGCAGAGCCCTACCTTTGCCTGCTGGATGTTGGCTACCTTGTCAACACCAGCTGCCCACCCCTCTTGCGGCCCACACGGGACGTGGACCTCATCCTGTCACTGGACTACAACCTCCATGGAGCCTTTCAG CAGCTGCAGCTCCTGGGCCGGTTCTGCCAGGAGCAGGGCATCCCGTTCCCACCCGTCTTGCCCAGCCCAGAGGAGCAGCGCCAGCCCCGGGAGTGCCACCTCTTCTCCGACCCCGCCTGCCCCGATGCCCCCGCCGTGCTGCACTTCCCGCTGGTCAATGCCTCATTCCGGGAGCACTCGGCCCCAG GGGTCCGACGGACAGCCGaggagcaggaggctggggaggtgaACCTGTCTTCATCCGACTCCCCCTACCACTACTCGAAGGTGACCTACAGCCAGGAGGATGCAGACAAGCTGCTCCGCTTGACGCATTACAACATCTGCAACAACCAGGAGCGGCTGCTGGAGGCCCTGCGTGAGGCCGTGCAGCGGCGGAGGCAGCGCCAGCGGTGCCGGCCCGAGTGA